GAAGCAACTCGCAGTTTATTTTTGCCGGCAATACCGGCGGAATCGGTGGAGCATTTGGGGTGTTGTGCGCATACCTGAGCTGAAGTTCAAAAAACCCGCCTTCACCGAGGTGAGGGCGAGTCCGGTTCACAGCTTACAAATCGCTTGCCTGCTTCACCACCACCGTACACGTAATCCCCGCCGCCAACAGCACTCCCTCCGGCACTTCATCAATGTGAATCCGCACCGGCACCCGCTGTGCCAGGCGCACCCAGTTAAAGGTCGGGTTCACGTCGGCGATCAGCTCGCGGCTCTCCGGGTTGTCGCGGTCATAGATGCCGCGAGAAATGCTTTCCACATGCCCCTTGAGCACTTCGCCGCTCATCAGTTGCATATCGGCTTTATCCCCTACGCGCACATGCGGCAGTTTGGTTTCTTCGAAGAAGCCATAGACCCAGAACGAGTTCATGTCCACCACGGCCATTTTCGCTTCGCCGATGCGTGCGTAGTCGCCGCGATGGACGTTGAGGTTGGTCACGTAACCGTCCACCGCCGCGCGCACTTCGGTGCGTTTGAGGTTCAGTTCGGCGGCTTCCAGTTGTGCCTGGGCGTGCTGGTAATCGGCCAGGGCCGAGTCGGCGATGTTGCTGGCGTCGTCGCGGTTTTCCCTGGAGATCACCAGGTTGTCGAGGTCGGCGCGGCGGTGGGCGTTGACCTTGCGCATCTCCCACGTGGCTTTGCGCGAGGCCACCAGCGACTGCGCCTGTTTCACCGCAATGCGGTAATGCTCAGGGTCGATGCGCATCAGCAAATCGCCCTTCTTCACTAGCTGGTTGTCACGCACCGGCACGTCCACCACTTCACCGGTAACGTCGGCGGCGACGTTGATGATGTCGGCGCGCACCCGGCCGTCGCGAGTCCAGGGTGTGTTCATGTAATGCACCCACAGGGTCCGGCCGATCCACAGGGCAAGGGCCAACACCAGGAGGGTCGCGAGCAGGCTGAAAAGCTTTTTCATCGGGGTGTTCTCAACGATAAACAGTCAGCGCCAGGGCGCCGAACAGACAGGTAAACAGACTCAGGCGCAGCAGCGCCGGGTGCCAGAAGAAGCGGTACAAATCGAACCCGGACAGGAATCGATCCAGCGCCCAGGCCAGCGCCGCCGCAATGAAAAACATCAGGGTCATGGTCGGCATGTACACGCCGTGGAAGGCGATTTCACGAGGCATGGGCAAGTCCTTCGGGCTTGGCGATGGTGTATGAAGCCAGTGGCGATTGCGGGTCGAGCAGCGAGGTGCGGATGAAGTGCAGGTAGCTTTTCACTCGGCGCAAGGCGGAGGTATCGAAGTGCGGCGCAAAGGGTTCGTCGGTGGCCTGCACGCGGCTGATCGCGTGATCGACCGCGACCAGCGCACGCTCCAGATTGCTCTGGCCCGGTTGCAGAAACATTCGCACCAGCGAACGCCCCATCACCCGGATTGACTGGCGCCACGGCTGGGATTCGGCGTAGGCCGGGTGCACCGGCAGAATCGCCTGTTCCTTGCGCAACTCGATGATCGCGTGGCCGACTTCCAGCACCACGAACATCCAGCGCAGCAAGTCTCGTTGCACCTGCGGCTGTCCCGCTGCCAGACCGTAAGCCTGATGCAAAAGATCGCGAGTGCGGCTTTCGAAACTCGACGCCAGGCCCTTGAGTTTGCCGCTGATGGCATACACCACTTGCCCGCGCAAATCCTGCTCCAGCCGCCGCCACAACCAGCGGCTGTTGGGCGGCAGAATGATCGCCCCGGCCGCCGCGCACACCAGCATGCCCATGATCATGGCGATGTAGTCGTTGATGAACGCGTAAGGGTTGTAAACCGTGAGGTTGTCCGGCACCGAACCGGTGCTGAAGAAGATCAGCAATCCCAGGCCAACCCCGACGTATTGCGGCCGTGAAGTCAGGAACGACCCGAGCACGATCACCGGCGCCAGCATCACGCACAGCAACGGAAAACCGTCGATCCAGGGGAAGATGAAAAACATCTCGACGAAGCCGATCAGCGCCCCGAGCAACGTCCCGCAGGCCATCTGAAACGCCATGCGTTTGGGGTTCGGTGTCGCCGCTGAAAGACCGACGGTGGCGGCAGCGATCAGGGTCATGGTCGCCCCGCTCGGCCACGCGGTGGCCACCCAATAACTGCCTAGTACCACGAGGATGAATGCTGCGCGAATACCCGATGCCGCCGAGGCCAGCCAGTTGGTTTGCGGGGTGAAGGGCTCGTCCCAACGCTCACGTTCGTGGCTGTGATCGGCCAGCGACGCGTGGGTCTGTGCATAACTGTGCAGGTCGTCGACGAAGCGATAAAGCAGCTCGTACGCGGTGTGGAAATCCAACTGCTCGGCGTCGCTCGGATCATTCTCCTGAAAGGTCGCCCGCAGGCTGCGAACTCGCGCCGGCAAGTTTTCCTTATAGGTCGCCAACGCGGTGGCCAGGCGTGCAGCGTCGGGGCTGGTCAAGGCGCGACCGCTGAAGCCGTCGAGCACTTCGGCCAGGTCTTGCAACCCCGGTTTGATCGCCGCGACAACGTGATCGGTGCCGCCGCTACGCAGACGTTCGAGCAACTGATGCAACGCATTGAAGCGCGTAGTAATGCCCATGAATTCGCTGTTCAAGCGACTGAGCCGCCCGTTGCGCCGACGCATGTGCGGGTCTTCGAACACCGTGACGCTGCGCAGCCCTTCCAGGCCCACTGCCTCGGCGATGAACCGAACGTTGCTTGCTTCAAACGCTTCGCGCCGACTGCGACCGCGCAAGCCATCAGTGACGAACAACGCAAACACGCCGAAGCGCTGATACAACGCATTGCGCATCGCCGCACTGGCGGTTTGCGGCAAGATCGCGGCGCTGACCAGCGTCGTGCACAGAATGCCCAGGGAGATTTCCAATACGCGCCAGACTGCTGCCATGAACGCGCCGTCGGGGTGAGCCAAAGCAGGCAGTCCGACCATCGCCGCCGTGTAACCGGCGAGCACAAATCCGTAGGCGCGGAAGTTGCGATAACGTGCCGCGCCGGCCGAGCAGAGGCCGACCCAGATCGCCAGCGAACCGAGGAACAGTTCTGTGTTCTGCGCAAACAAGGCAATCAGCGCGACCATCACCGCCGACCCGGCCAACGTGCCAAGGAAGCGATAGAAGCTCTTGGCCAATACCTGGCCGCTTTGCGGCTGCATAACGATGAACACGGTGATCATCGCGGTGCGCGGCTGGGGCAATTCCAGACGCATGGCCAGCCACAGGGTCAGGAACGCGGCGAACAGCACCTTGAAAATGTACACCCAGGTCACGCCATCGCTGCGTGCCCAGTCGAAGAAACCCCGGCGCCATTCAAGGGAATATAGCCAGCGCAAAGGTGCGGGCAAGGGAGTCATGGAATTTTGCTCACTTGGGAAAAACTTGAGACAAGCGAATGACTGTGGCGAGCGAGCTTGCTCGCGCTGGGCTGCGTAGCGGCCCCAAAATTCTGGCAACCACTGCTAATTTTGTGAGTGCTGCGCACTCAAGCGGGAGCAAGCTCCCTCGCCACAAATGTGGGTGTGCCTGAAACGTCGCGCTCACTGCAAAAGAACCGGGGTTTTCGGAGGCTGGGTTTTCTCGGCATTCGGCACGTCGTTGCCCGCCCCGAGTCCACCACCAAGCGCCGTCACCAGCTCCGCATGAGCACTCAACCGTGCGGCCTGAACCTGCTGCTGCACTTGTTGCTGCTTGAACAACAAGGTCTGCGCATTGAGCACGTTGAGGTAATCGGTGAGCCCACGCTGATACGCGATCATCGCGATGTCGTAGGTCTTCTGCGCCGTGGTCACCGACTCGGCGGCGAAGGCTTGTTGCTTGTCCATCGACTCGCGGCGAATCAACTGGTCGGAGATATTTTTCAGCGCATTGACCAGCGTCTGGTTGTACCTGGCCACGGAGATGTCATAACCGGCCGAGGCTTCGCCCAACTCCGAACGCAAGCGGCCACCGTCGAAGATCGGCAACGAAATCGCCGGGCCGACGCTGTAGTTGAGCTTCTTGCCGGTCAAAAACTCCAGCGCCCCGCCGCCGGTGGCCATGTAGCCGAGGCTGCCGACCAGATCGACGTTGGGGTAGAAGCCCGCGTGAGCGACATCGATACCCCGCGCCTGGGCCGCCACTTGCCAGCGACTGGCGACCACGTCCGGGCGTTGACCGAGCAATTGCGCAGGCAGCGACGAAGGTAACTTTAGCGCCGAGCCCAACGACAGCGTCGGCCGTTGCAACTGCGCGCCCTCCCCCGGTCCCTTACCGGCCAGAGCGGCGAGTTGGTTGCGGCTTAGAGCAATTTCCTCGTCCAGCGCATCGATTTGCCGATGGGTTTCCGGCAATGGTGTTTCGGCCTGGCTGACTTCGAAATGCGTGCCGATGCCACCATCCAGACGTTTCTGTGCCAGGTCGAGAATTTGCTGTTGCTGCTTCAAGGTCGCCGCGACGATGTCCCGTTGCGCGTAATGTAACGAGAGCTCGATGTAGGCGCGCACGATATTGTTCTGCAATTCGAGCTGCGCCTGCCGCGCCTCGGCGGCGCTCATGTGGGCCATGTCCACGACGCGTTCGGTGGCGTTGCTTTCGCGTCCCCAAAGGTCGAGGGCATAGCTGAAGCCCAGCGCGGCGTTGTTGTCCCAAGTGGTGGTGTTGGCCAACTCGCCGGGGCCGTAGAACTGATCGGTGGGCCAGTTGTGGCGCTTGAGGGTGGATTGGCCATTGATCTGCAAGGACTCGGCGGACTCGGCAATGCCGGCCATGGACCGCGCCTGACGCACTCGCGCGGCGGCCATGGCCATGCTCGGGCTGCCTTGCAGGGCGAGGTCGATCCAGCGGTTCAGTTGCGGGTCGCCGTAGGCTTGCCACCATTGGGTGCTGGGCCAATGAGCGTCTTGCTCGGCGCTCTGAATAGCTTCATCGGTGGCCAGTGAATCAGCCTCCAGTGCCTTGCCCTGTGGGGCAATACCTGCGGTGCCGATGCAGCCGCTGATTGCCAGGGTTAAAGCCAAAACACTGAGCGTCTTGAGCGCTCTGTTGATGCGACGCGGCACTGCTGCGATTTCCTGAAAGGGGGGTACGGAAAAACTTGTGGGGAACCGCTTTTTGTGGCGAGGGGGCTTGCCCCCGTTCGGCTGCGCAGCAGTCGTAAACCGGTCACCGCATTCTGATTGAAGATCGCGGTGACCGGTTTTAGGGTCGCTTCGCAACCCAACGGGGGCAAGCCCCCTCGCCACACAAGCCGCTCCCACAATGGCGCAATTCTAGGGGGCGGCCGGAAAGGCGATAAGCCGGGAATCCTGTGAATCTTTGTTACCGTTAACGCGATAATCCATTTGTCGGGGTCACTGTCCCCGTAACTTCGTGTCACAATTTGCCATCGCATTCGAGAGCACCCCATGGACACTTTGCAAAACATGCGCGCCTTCAGTTACGTGGCCGACGCCGGCAGCTTTACCGCCGCCGCCGTGCAACTCGACACCACCACGGCCAACGTCTCGCGCGCGGTCTCCAACCTGGAAGCCCACCTGCAAACCCGCCTGCTCAACCGCACCACCCGCCGCATCGCCCTGACCGAGGCCGGCAAGCGCTATCTATTGCGTTGCGAGCAGATCCTGGCCTACGTCGAAGAAGCCGAAGCCGAGGCCAGCGACGCCCACGCGCGCCCGGCCGGGCAACTCAAGGTGCACACCATGACCGGCATCGGTCAGCACTTCGTGATCGACGCCATCGCCCGCTACCGCAAGACCCACCCGGACGTGACCTTCGACCTGACCATGGCCAACCGCGTGCCGGATTTACTCGACGAGGGCTACGACGTGTCCATCGTGCTCGCCAGCGAACTGCCGGACTCGGGCTTCGTCTCCCAACGCCTGGGCATCACCTACAGCATCGTTTGCGCATCGCCGGCCTATGTAAAAGCCAACGGCTGCGCGCACAAGCCCAGCGATTTGCTGAACCATGCGTGCCTGCGGTTGGTGAGCCCGGTGATTCCGCTGGAGAAGTGGACCTTCGACGGCCCGGAAGGCCAGGAAATGGTCACCATCAACAGCTCACCGTTTTTGGTGAACTCCGCTGATGCGATGAAAACGGCGATCACCAGTGGCATGGGCGTTGGCGTTTTACCGGTGTATGCGGCGATTGAAGGGCTGCGCAACGGCACGCTGGTGCGGGTAATGCCGAATTACCGGTCACAGGAACTGAATCTGTATGCGATCTACCCGTCGCGGCAGTATCTGGATGCGAAGATCAAGACGTGGGTGGAGTACTTGCGGGGGTCGTTGCCGGAGATATTGGCGGCGCATCAGGCGGAATTGGCGGCGTATGAATTGAGTGGGAGTTTGGGTGGGGTTCGGGTGGCGAATTAGCCCATTACGCAGCATTGGCTTATGGCAAAGGAATGCCGAAATAATCTTCTCCAATAGCCAATAGATATAAATTAACTATCAGATCTGACAGTAGACGAACTGTCTCCTCGAATGGAAACT
This genomic stretch from Pseudomonas wuhanensis harbors:
- a CDS encoding efflux RND transporter periplasmic adaptor subunit, which encodes MKKLFSLLATLLVLALALWIGRTLWVHYMNTPWTRDGRVRADIINVAADVTGEVVDVPVRDNQLVKKGDLLMRIDPEHYRIAVKQAQSLVASRKATWEMRKVNAHRRADLDNLVISRENRDDASNIADSALADYQHAQAQLEAAELNLKRTEVRAAVDGYVTNLNVHRGDYARIGEAKMAVVDMNSFWVYGFFEETKLPHVRVGDKADMQLMSGEVLKGHVESISRGIYDRDNPESRELIADVNPTFNWVRLAQRVPVRIHIDEVPEGVLLAAGITCTVVVKQASDL
- a CDS encoding DUF1656 domain-containing protein, producing MPREIAFHGVYMPTMTLMFFIAAALAWALDRFLSGFDLYRFFWHPALLRLSLFTCLFGALALTVYR
- a CDS encoding FUSC family protein — protein: MTPLPAPLRWLYSLEWRRGFFDWARSDGVTWVYIFKVLFAAFLTLWLAMRLELPQPRTAMITVFIVMQPQSGQVLAKSFYRFLGTLAGSAVMVALIALFAQNTELFLGSLAIWVGLCSAGAARYRNFRAYGFVLAGYTAAMVGLPALAHPDGAFMAAVWRVLEISLGILCTTLVSAAILPQTASAAMRNALYQRFGVFALFVTDGLRGRSRREAFEASNVRFIAEAVGLEGLRSVTVFEDPHMRRRNGRLSRLNSEFMGITTRFNALHQLLERLRSGGTDHVVAAIKPGLQDLAEVLDGFSGRALTSPDAARLATALATYKENLPARVRSLRATFQENDPSDAEQLDFHTAYELLYRFVDDLHSYAQTHASLADHSHERERWDEPFTPQTNWLASAASGIRAAFILVVLGSYWVATAWPSGATMTLIAAATVGLSAATPNPKRMAFQMACGTLLGALIGFVEMFFIFPWIDGFPLLCVMLAPVIVLGSFLTSRPQYVGVGLGLLIFFSTGSVPDNLTVYNPYAFINDYIAMIMGMLVCAAAGAIILPPNSRWLWRRLEQDLRGQVVYAISGKLKGLASSFESRTRDLLHQAYGLAAGQPQVQRDLLRWMFVVLEVGHAIIELRKEQAILPVHPAYAESQPWRQSIRVMGRSLVRMFLQPGQSNLERALVAVDHAISRVQATDEPFAPHFDTSALRRVKSYLHFIRTSLLDPQSPLASYTIAKPEGLAHAS
- a CDS encoding efflux transporter outer membrane subunit gives rise to the protein MPRRINRALKTLSVLALTLAISGCIGTAGIAPQGKALEADSLATDEAIQSAEQDAHWPSTQWWQAYGDPQLNRWIDLALQGSPSMAMAAARVRQARSMAGIAESAESLQINGQSTLKRHNWPTDQFYGPGELANTTTWDNNAALGFSYALDLWGRESNATERVVDMAHMSAAEARQAQLELQNNIVRAYIELSLHYAQRDIVAATLKQQQQILDLAQKRLDGGIGTHFEVSQAETPLPETHRQIDALDEEIALSRNQLAALAGKGPGEGAQLQRPTLSLGSALKLPSSLPAQLLGQRPDVVASRWQVAAQARGIDVAHAGFYPNVDLVGSLGYMATGGGALEFLTGKKLNYSVGPAISLPIFDGGRLRSELGEASAGYDISVARYNQTLVNALKNISDQLIRRESMDKQQAFAAESVTTAQKTYDIAMIAYQRGLTDYLNVLNAQTLLFKQQQVQQQVQAARLSAHAELVTALGGGLGAGNDVPNAEKTQPPKTPVLLQ
- a CDS encoding LysR family transcriptional regulator gives rise to the protein MDTLQNMRAFSYVADAGSFTAAAVQLDTTTANVSRAVSNLEAHLQTRLLNRTTRRIALTEAGKRYLLRCEQILAYVEEAEAEASDAHARPAGQLKVHTMTGIGQHFVIDAIARYRKTHPDVTFDLTMANRVPDLLDEGYDVSIVLASELPDSGFVSQRLGITYSIVCASPAYVKANGCAHKPSDLLNHACLRLVSPVIPLEKWTFDGPEGQEMVTINSSPFLVNSADAMKTAITSGMGVGVLPVYAAIEGLRNGTLVRVMPNYRSQELNLYAIYPSRQYLDAKIKTWVEYLRGSLPEILAAHQAELAAYELSGSLGGVRVAN